The proteins below come from a single Brienomyrus brachyistius isolate T26 unplaced genomic scaffold, BBRACH_0.4 scaffold63, whole genome shotgun sequence genomic window:
- the LOC125725231 gene encoding uncharacterized protein LOC125725231 — protein MCMRVSVAGYVCVRVSVAEYVCFRVSAAEYVCLRVSVTGYMCVRVSAAGYMCMRVSVAGYVCLRVSVTGYVCVRVSVTGYMCVRVSVTGYVCFRVSVAGYMCMRVSVAENVCLRVSVAGYVCVRVSVAGYVCFRVSVAGYVCMRVSVAENVCLRVSVAGYMCVRVSVAGYMCVRVSVTGYMCVRVSAAEYVCLTVSVAGYMCMRVSVAGYVCVRVSVAEYVCFRVSAAEYVCLTVSVAGYMCMRVSVAGYVCVRVSVAEYVCFRVSAAEYVCLRVSVTGYMCVRVSAAGYMCMRVSVAGYVSLRVSVTGYVCVRVSVTGYMCVRVSVTGYVCFRVSVAGYMCMRVSVAENVCLRVSVAGYVCVRVSVAGYVCFRVSVAGYVCMRVSVAEHACLRVSVAGYMCVRVSVAGYMCVRVSAAEYVCLRVSVAGYVCVRVSVAEYVCLRVSVAGYVCVRVSTAEYVCLRVSVAGYMCVRVSAAEYVCMRVSVAGYVCVRVSVTGYMCVRVSAAEYVCLRVSVTGYMCVRVSAAEYVCMRVSAEGYACMRVSAAGYVCVRVSAAGYVCVRVSVAGYASMRVSAAEYVCLRVSAAEYVCLRVSVTGYMCVRVSAAEYVYMRVSVAGYMCVRVSVTVYTCVRVSVIGYVCV, from the coding sequence atgtgtatgagagtgtctgtggcagggtacgtgtgtgtgagagtgtctgtggcagagtacgtgtgtttcagagtgtctgcggcagagtacgtgtgtttgagagtgtctgtgacagggtacatgtgtgtgagagtgtctgcggcagggtacatgtgtatgagagtgtctgtggcagggtacgtgtgtttgagagtgtctgtgacagggtacgtgtgtgtgagagtgtctgtgacagggtacatgtgtgtgagagtgtctgtgacagggtacgtgtgtttcagagtgtctgtggcagggtacatgtgtatgagagtgtctgtggcagagaacgtgtgtttgagagtgtctgtggcagggtacgtgtgtgtgagagtgtctgtggcagggtacgtgtgtttcagagtgtctgtggcagggtacgtgtgtatgagagtgtctgtggcagagaacgtgtgtttgagagtgtctgtggcagggtacatgtgtgtgagagtgtctgtggcagggtacatgtgtgtgagagtgtctgtgacagggtacatgtgtgtgagagtgtctgcggcagagtacgtgtgtttgacagtgtctgtggcaggctacatgtgtatgagagtgtctgtggcagggtacgtgtgtgtgagagtgtctgtggcagagtacgtgtgtttcagagtgtctgcggcagagtacgtgtgtttgacagtgtctgtggcaggctacatgtgtatgagagtgtctgtggcagggtacgtgtgtgtgagagtgtctgtggcagagtacgtgtgtttcagagtgtctgcggcagagtacgtgtgtttgagagtgtctgtgacagggtacatgtgtgtgagagtgtctgcggcagggtacatgtgtatgagagtgtctgtggcagggtacgtgtctttgagagtgtctgtgacagggtacgtgtgtgtgagagtgtctgtgacagggtacatgtgtgtgagagtgtctgtgacagggtacgtgtgtttcagagtgtctgtggcagggtacatgtgtatgagagtgtctgtggcagagaacgtgtgtttgagagtgtctgtggcagggtacgtgtgtgtgagagtgtctgtggcagggtacgtgtgtttcagagtgtctgtggcagggtacgtgtgtatgagagtgtctgtggcagagcacgcgtgtttgagagtgtctgtggcagggtacatgtgtgtgagagtgtctgtggcagggtacatgtgtgtgagagtgtctgcggcagagtatgtgtgtttgagagtgtctgtggcagggtacgtgtgtgtgagagtgtctgtggcagagtacgtgtgtttgagagtgtctgtggcagggtacgtgtgtgtgagagtgtctacggcagagtacgtgtgtttgagagtgtctgtggcagggtacatgtgtgtgagagtgtctgcggcagagtacgtgtgtatgagagtgtctgtggcagggtacgtgtgtgtgagagtgtctgtgacagggtacatgtgtgtgagagtgtctgcggcagagtacgtgtgtttgagagtgtctgtgacagggtacatgtgtgtgagagtgtctgcggcagagtacgtgtgtatgagagtgtctgcggaaggttacgcgtgtatgagagtgtctgcggcagggtacgtgtgtgtgagagtgtctgcggcaggatacgtgtgtgtaagagtgtctgtggcagggtacgcgtctatgagagtgtctgcggcagagtacgtgtgtttgagagtgtctgcggcagagtacgtgtgtttgagagtgtctgtgacagggtacatgtgtgtgagagtgtctgcggcagagtacgtgtatatgagagtgtctgtggcagggtacatgtgtgtgagagtgtctgtgacagtgtacacgtgtgtgagagtgtctgtgattggatacgtgtgtgtgtga